In Methanobacterium bryantii, the following proteins share a genomic window:
- a CDS encoding YrhK family protein, with translation MKTEKNRSSNKNKCNLLPVNLPEGWSCLNAKGPGPFATKATLKTPEGKTVPWASRHNRKHHFQLDKSRGSTWWAPGAIGWWMGILFSIGATCFAVGAVPSYLTAVGDTYDSMTFFIGSIFFTSAAFLQYLEAINTPYNPLNEKEKFRILVWAPNRIGWWAVVVQFIGTVFFNLNTFNALRSNLSINQLTYMVWIPDAYGSICFLVASLLAWMEVSHALWSWRPRSFSWNIAGLNMLGSIFFGISAVGAFVLPETGLLLNVFLVNMGTFAGGVCFLVAAILLLPERVHETIKDSPSIISKLK, from the coding sequence ATGAAAACAGAGAAAAATAGAAGCAGTAACAAGAACAAATGCAATTTGCTTCCTGTTAACCTGCCAGAAGGCTGGTCATGCCTAAATGCTAAAGGGCCTGGCCCCTTCGCAACAAAGGCTACATTAAAAACCCCTGAAGGTAAAACAGTTCCCTGGGCTTCTCGTCACAATCGAAAACATCATTTTCAGCTCGATAAAAGTAGAGGATCGACATGGTGGGCACCCGGCGCCATAGGATGGTGGATGGGGATTCTTTTTTCGATTGGAGCCACTTGTTTTGCAGTTGGTGCTGTACCTTCCTATTTAACAGCGGTTGGAGATACGTACGACAGCATGACCTTTTTTATCGGTTCTATATTTTTTACATCTGCAGCTTTTTTACAGTACCTTGAGGCCATAAACACCCCATATAATCCTTTAAACGAAAAAGAAAAATTTCGCATTCTTGTATGGGCACCAAACCGTATTGGGTGGTGGGCTGTAGTGGTGCAGTTCATTGGAACGGTATTCTTTAACCTCAACACATTCAATGCCCTGCGCAGTAACCTGTCCATCAACCAGTTAACCTATATGGTATGGATCCCAGATGCCTACGGGTCAATCTGTTTCCTTGTTGCCAGTTTACTGGCATGGATGGAAGTCAGCCATGCCCTATGGTCATGGCGTCCCCGCAGTTTTTCCTGGAATATAGCAGGGCTGAACATGTTAGGCTCCATTTTCTTTGGAATTTCAGCTGTAGGTGCATTTGTTTTACCAGAAACAGGCCTGCTTCTAAACGTGTTTCTAGTTAATATGGGCACATTTGCAGGAGGTGTTTGTTTCCTGGTTGCTGCTATACTATTACTACCAGAACGCGTCCATGAAACAATTAAAGACTCCCCAAGTATCATCTCAAAGTTAAAATAA
- a CDS encoding pyridoxal-dependent decarboxylase — translation MLSNKKNLGEMSKLEREHTTTYGSRYFRKSVPKYSMPDRGMPARAAYQIIHDELNLDGNPALNLASFVTTWMEPEADMLIMESMGKNYIDNDEYPQTQVIQDRVVNMLARLFNAPKDSDSIGSATIGSSESIMLGLLAHKWTWKKRREAEGKPADKPNIVIGADVHTVWEKFALYFDVELRLIPLRKDICKITDTKITEIMSSFSYISGLKEDIYTITAEDVKAAVDENTIAVGAVIGTTFTGQMDPIEDINTALVEIKETKGWDIPIHVDAASGGFILPFLYPDLKWDFRLEQVKSINVSGHKYGLVYPGIGWLLFKDKKNLPEELIFKINYLGGFMPNYSLNFSKGSSTIIAQYYNFIRLGMDGYKKIMKNMQENARYLATRLNGSGKFEVINKSVTFPIVTVELKNTTCSVFHLSEKLRQKGWIVPAYTLPANADDTAVLRIVVKESFSKDMAEMFFADIMESIEKLEQSEEDRITDIDQNKNPTLLY, via the coding sequence ATGTTATCAAACAAGAAAAATTTAGGTGAAATGAGTAAGTTAGAAAGGGAACATACCACAACTTACGGCAGCCGTTATTTCAGAAAAAGCGTGCCTAAGTACAGCATGCCAGATAGAGGAATGCCTGCACGGGCAGCTTACCAAATAATCCATGATGAACTGAATTTGGACGGTAACCCTGCCTTAAACTTAGCAAGTTTTGTAACCACATGGATGGAACCTGAAGCCGACATGTTAATAATGGAAAGTATGGGAAAGAACTATATCGACAACGATGAGTATCCTCAAACTCAAGTAATCCAGGACCGAGTTGTAAACATGCTTGCAAGGTTATTCAATGCCCCCAAAGACAGTGACTCCATTGGAAGCGCTACTATAGGTTCTTCAGAATCTATCATGCTCGGACTTCTGGCCCACAAGTGGACGTGGAAGAAACGAAGGGAAGCTGAAGGTAAACCCGCAGACAAGCCGAATATAGTAATAGGTGCAGACGTCCACACGGTATGGGAAAAGTTCGCCCTCTATTTCGACGTGGAACTCAGACTTATACCCCTCAGAAAGGACATATGCAAAATAACAGATACCAAAATCACCGAGATTATGTCTTCATTCAGTTATATAAGCGGATTAAAAGAAGATATATACACAATAACCGCAGAAGACGTTAAAGCTGCAGTTGACGAGAATACTATAGCAGTGGGGGCAGTAATTGGGACAACATTTACGGGGCAGATGGACCCTATAGAAGATATTAACACGGCACTAGTTGAAATTAAGGAGACTAAAGGGTGGGATATACCGATACATGTTGATGCTGCAAGCGGGGGCTTTATACTGCCGTTTTTATACCCTGATCTCAAATGGGATTTCAGGCTGGAACAGGTTAAATCCATCAACGTATCCGGCCATAAGTACGGTTTAGTGTATCCTGGTATTGGATGGCTGCTGTTTAAAGATAAAAAAAATCTCCCTGAAGAGCTTATATTTAAAATAAATTATCTGGGAGGTTTCATGCCTAATTATTCACTTAACTTTTCCAAGGGCAGCAGCACCATAATAGCACAGTACTACAACTTCATAAGACTGGGGATGGACGGTTACAAAAAGATAATGAAAAACATGCAGGAAAATGCGCGCTACCTCGCAACCAGGTTAAACGGGTCCGGTAAATTTGAAGTCATAAATAAAAGCGTCACATTTCCAATAGTAACTGTAGAGCTCAAAAATACCACGTGCAGCGTGTTCCATCTTTCAGAAAAGCTCAGGCAGAAAGGGTGGATTGTACCAGCATATACTCTACCTGCAAACGCTGATGACACTGCTGTTTTGAGAATAGTCGTGAAGGAGAGTTTCAGTAAAGATATGGCAGAAATGTTCTTTGCGGATATAATGGAATCAATTGAAAAACTTGAACAGTCGGAAGAAGACAGGATAACAGACATAGACCAGAATAAAAATCCTACTTTACTTTATTAA
- a CDS encoding response regulator, with product MSAPDNVEILLIEDSPADTRLIMELLDNCKIMNIKSVDNDITAMDYLYNKNEYKNCKKPSLILLDSSLPAESSIKILKEIKTDDKLKCIPVIILTGSTDDMNINNLYKQYANACIIKPIDLEDFKKHMCTFIDFWCNIVTLPKIDEKQLIE from the coding sequence ATGAGTGCCCCAGATAATGTTGAAATATTATTAATAGAAGATAGTCCTGCCGATACTCGTTTAATAATGGAATTATTAGATAATTGTAAGATAATGAATATTAAAAGTGTCGATAACGATATAACTGCTATGGATTACTTATATAATAAAAATGAATATAAAAATTGTAAAAAGCCATCTTTAATTTTGTTAGATTCAAGTTTGCCTGCAGAAAGTAGTATAAAAATACTTAAAGAGATTAAAACAGATGATAAATTAAAATGCATTCCTGTAATTATACTTACAGGGTCCACTGACGATATGAATATAAATAACTTATACAAACAATATGCAAATGCATGTATAATCAAACCAATTGATTTAGAAGATTTTAAAAAGCATATGTGTACTTTTATAGATTTTTGGTGTAATATTGTCACATTACCTAAAATAGATGAAAAACAGCTTATAGAATAG
- a CDS encoding PAS domain S-box protein, translating into MHAKILIVEDEAITALDILRLLEDMDFEVVSTASTGREAIQKAKDLKPDLILIDITLKGEIDGIEAAKKITDLFNIPVIYLTGYSDQKTFERMKLTRHYGFISKPISYYELKLSVETALYKHKLDKKLKKSEEKYRGWFEDDLTGDFIATPEGELLDCNPSFLDIYGFNNLEKVIHSNISKFNPASWIDLITILKEEKKIKNRQTWLTRPDGKRFHVIANVVGVFNDLGKLVQVKGYVFDDTERKKAEENLYKEVERESFFLELYKSSPKLTDKELYSYALNHAVSFTDSAIGFFHLISNDQKTIILDTWNNEAFKTCKTSFKTHYPIEQAGNWTDCIKVKGPVVYNDFKNSPNRKGFPEGHVSVKRFISVPVFDGDKVKFIFGVGNKIEEYDNHDVIQIQSVANELYKIIKRRQGEQELKEARNNLEKQVKERTVELKNAFESVKREAFAASQNAKALKESEVKFRELFNKALDIITLSESRGSGLFGNFIEVNDAAVNVLGYTREEFLNKTPLDLFAPDNKEEVPEFMAELQKKKYITFESVTITKNGRQIPVEISVHTFKLGEKRVSLAIARDITERKKSEEELKSTVKKLERSNEELQRFAYVASHDLQEPLRTISSFTQLLERRYKEQLDHDADEFIGYVVEASQRMQRMILDLLEYSRVSTKDEEFKLVNSKIILNRVIEGLKNLIEETNAKITHDPLPTVIADENQLYRVFQNIISNAIKFRKENKTPKIHISTSIDKNKNEYIFSFSDNGIGIEPQYFDRIFTIFQRLHTLEEYTGSGIGLSISKKIIECHDGQMWVESKFGKGSIFYFTLPKP; encoded by the coding sequence ATGCATGCCAAGATCCTAATTGTTGAGGATGAAGCCATTACAGCACTGGATATCCTGAGATTATTAGAAGATATGGATTTTGAAGTAGTTTCAACAGCTTCAACTGGAAGGGAAGCCATCCAAAAAGCAAAGGATCTTAAACCAGATTTAATACTTATAGATATAACACTTAAAGGTGAAATAGACGGTATTGAAGCTGCTAAAAAGATAACAGATCTTTTTAATATTCCCGTTATATATTTAACTGGTTATTCAGACCAGAAAACTTTTGAAAGAATGAAATTAACACGACATTATGGATTTATCAGTAAACCAATTAGTTACTATGAATTAAAATTATCTGTAGAAACCGCCCTTTATAAACATAAACTTGACAAAAAATTAAAAAAGAGTGAAGAAAAATACCGTGGGTGGTTTGAAGATGATTTGACAGGAGATTTCATTGCAACACCTGAAGGAGAACTTCTTGATTGTAATCCATCATTTTTGGATATATATGGATTTAATAATCTTGAAAAAGTTATCCATTCAAATATTTCAAAATTCAATCCTGCAAGTTGGATTGATCTTATTACTATTTTAAAGGAAGAGAAAAAAATTAAGAATCGACAAACATGGCTTACAAGGCCAGATGGAAAACGATTTCACGTCATTGCCAATGTTGTTGGCGTTTTTAATGATTTAGGTAAACTTGTTCAAGTTAAAGGTTATGTTTTTGATGATACTGAACGTAAGAAAGCTGAAGAAAATTTATATAAAGAAGTGGAAAGGGAAAGTTTTTTTCTTGAGCTTTACAAGAGTTCACCCAAACTTACAGATAAAGAACTATATAGTTATGCACTAAATCATGCAGTAAGTTTCACAGATAGTGCCATTGGGTTTTTCCATTTAATTTCTAATGATCAGAAGACAATTATTTTAGATACATGGAATAATGAAGCTTTTAAGACCTGTAAAACTTCATTTAAAACCCATTATCCCATTGAACAGGCAGGGAACTGGACTGACTGTATAAAAGTTAAAGGCCCTGTTGTTTATAATGATTTTAAAAATTCCCCAAATAGAAAGGGATTTCCAGAGGGACATGTATCTGTTAAAAGATTTATAAGTGTTCCTGTATTTGATGGAGATAAAGTTAAATTTATTTTTGGTGTGGGAAATAAAATCGAAGAATATGATAATCATGATGTAATCCAGATTCAATCAGTGGCCAATGAACTGTACAAAATCATTAAACGACGTCAAGGTGAGCAGGAATTAAAAGAAGCTCGTAATAATCTAGAAAAACAAGTAAAAGAACGTACGGTAGAATTAAAAAATGCTTTTGAATCCGTTAAACGCGAAGCGTTTGCGGCATCACAAAACGCGAAAGCACTAAAAGAAAGTGAAGTTAAGTTCCGTGAATTATTCAATAAAGCACTCGATATAATAACATTATCTGAAAGTCGTGGAAGTGGGTTATTTGGGAATTTTATTGAAGTAAACGATGCTGCAGTTAACGTATTGGGTTACACGCGAGAAGAATTTTTAAATAAAACCCCTTTAGATTTATTTGCACCAGATAATAAAGAGGAAGTACCTGAATTCATGGCAGAACTTCAAAAGAAAAAATATATCACGTTCGAATCAGTTACTATAACTAAAAATGGAAGGCAAATACCTGTTGAAATTAGTGTGCACACTTTCAAACTTGGAGAAAAAAGGGTAAGCCTTGCTATTGCTCGTGATATTACAGAACGTAAAAAATCAGAAGAAGAATTAAAATCAACAGTAAAAAAATTAGAACGTTCTAATGAGGAACTTCAAAGATTCGCTTATGTCGCTTCGCATGACCTGCAAGAGCCTTTAAGGACTATTTCTAGTTTTACACAGTTATTAGAGCGTCGTTATAAAGAACAATTAGATCATGATGCTGATGAATTTATAGGATATGTTGTCGAAGCCTCACAAAGAATGCAGCGTATGATCCTCGATTTACTTGAATATTCAAGAGTTTCAACAAAAGATGAAGAATTTAAGCTTGTTAATTCCAAAATTATACTTAATAGAGTTATCGAGGGGCTGAAAAATTTAATTGAAGAGACTAATGCTAAAATTACCCATGATCCGCTTCCAACAGTTATAGCTGATGAGAACCAACTTTACAGGGTATTTCAAAATATTATATCCAATGCCATCAAATTCCGAAAAGAGAATAAAACTCCAAAAATACATATTTCAACTTCTATAGATAAAAATAAGAATGAATATATATTTTCTTTTTCTGACAATGGTATTGGAATTGAACCACAGTATTTTGACCGTATTTTCACTATATTCCAGAGATTACATACACTAGAAGAATATACTGGCAGCGGAATTGGTTTGTCAATCTCTAAAAAAATTATTGAATGTCATGATGGCCAAATGTGGGTTGAATCAAAATTTGGTAAAGGTTCTATCTTTTATTTCACACTTCCAAAACCGTAG
- a CDS encoding MFS transporter: MAHKNQNKWSVVIIACMAIFIIVLDSSAMNVAISTLVVELNTTLSIIQSIIALYALIIASFMLLGSKLQDILGRKKTFLIGLMIYACGTITATLSVNAFMLLTGWSILEGIGAAMILPATTTIVGAAYEGKDKVTAFGIWGGIAAMGAAVGPIVGGIFTTFVTWRLVFGSELVFVAFILIFRHYLSESKPTLTWKDLDKVGVLLSIVSLILIVLGILLLTRPDYWSYVAVLLISGSILFILFLVWQKRRINNGLEPLSDISLLKNRIFGLGNLNSIIQQIPLAGFLFIIPVFMQQVAKINAFMTGVALLPASISILIFSLLGAKLSSILESKYIIMIGFIISAAGAFILGGVFNINTHIIDIIPGTVVFGIGVGLLLSQLTNLTMSAAKSDQETDAAGFLNAFKNLGYSVGTALIGVLLILGIFGGLTSGIESAGLDGNMTTKQIHDSLFNYVEKMQTVPPKISPELVPQATQIVESTISYSMKQTFNALTLILILGFIISVFIPKRK, translated from the coding sequence ATGGCTCATAAAAACCAGAATAAATGGAGTGTAGTGATAATTGCCTGCATGGCAATCTTTATAATTGTTTTAGACTCATCAGCCATGAATGTAGCCATAAGTACCCTAGTTGTAGAATTAAATACAACGTTATCAATTATCCAATCCATAATCGCATTATATGCATTAATAATTGCATCATTTATGCTGCTTGGAAGCAAACTTCAGGATATTCTTGGTAGAAAGAAGACGTTTCTTATTGGATTAATGATATATGCATGTGGAACAATCACAGCAACCCTAAGTGTAAATGCTTTTATGCTCCTTACAGGCTGGTCCATTTTAGAAGGCATCGGGGCAGCTATGATCTTACCTGCAACCACAACAATAGTCGGAGCTGCTTACGAAGGTAAAGATAAAGTCACCGCATTTGGGATCTGGGGAGGAATAGCAGCAATGGGTGCTGCAGTTGGGCCGATTGTAGGTGGAATATTCACTACATTTGTTACCTGGAGACTTGTATTCGGTTCAGAACTGGTTTTTGTTGCCTTCATACTAATTTTCAGACATTACTTAAGTGAATCAAAACCAACGTTAACCTGGAAAGATTTAGACAAAGTAGGCGTGTTACTCTCAATAGTATCCCTAATTTTAATTGTTCTAGGCATTTTATTACTTACAAGGCCAGACTACTGGTCTTACGTGGCAGTACTATTGATTTCAGGTTCTATTCTGTTTATATTATTTTTAGTATGGCAGAAAAGAAGAATTAATAATGGACTGGAGCCTTTATCTGACATATCTCTCCTTAAAAACCGCATATTTGGCTTAGGGAATTTAAACTCCATTATACAGCAGATACCCCTGGCAGGATTTCTTTTCATAATTCCAGTATTCATGCAGCAGGTGGCCAAAATCAACGCATTTATGACAGGTGTTGCCCTTTTACCTGCTTCAATCAGTATTTTAATCTTTTCACTGCTTGGTGCAAAATTATCATCGATTTTAGAATCTAAATACATCATAATGATAGGATTTATCATTTCTGCAGCTGGTGCATTCATATTAGGCGGCGTATTTAACATAAACACCCACATAATCGATATTATACCTGGAACAGTTGTATTTGGTATTGGAGTGGGCCTTTTACTTTCACAATTAACCAATTTAACCATGTCCGCTGCAAAAAGTGACCAGGAAACTGATGCTGCAGGTTTTTTAAATGCATTTAAAAATCTGGGCTATTCTGTAGGAACAGCTTTAATTGGAGTGTTACTTATACTTGGAATATTCGGCGGTCTTACATCTGGAATAGAATCAGCAGGTTTAGATGGAAACATGACAACTAAACAAATACATGACAGTCTTTTTAACTACGTGGAAAAAATGCAGACAGTTCCTCCTAAAATATCTCCAGAATTAGTACCGCAGGCCACACAGATCGTTGAATCTACCATTAGTTATTCAATGAAACAAACTTTCAATGCACTAACCCTGATTTTGATCTTAGGGTTCATTATAAGTGTTTTTATACCCAAAAGGAAATAA
- the aroC gene encoding chorismate synthase has product MSGNTTGKMFKITTFGSSHGTALGAVVDGCPAGLKLSKEDIQVELDKRRPGTSKITTSRGETDEVQILSGIFEGKTDGTPITAAVYNRDMDSSAYKALRNKPRPGHADYGWISKYGHYDYRGGGRASGRTTIGHVIGGAVAKKLLEKLNIKIIAHVTKVGSIEAQKVELTEIEKNIKNNSVRCADLEAAAKMEELILDLKQKGDSVGGIVETIVLNVPAGLGEPVFDKLDADIAKVLMGIGSVKGVEIGAGFEAAGLKGSQMNDEFYVDNNKIKTKTNKSGGILGGISDGMPIVTRMAVKPTPSISKVQETVDLEKMDDTEIEIKGRHDPCICPRVTSVAESSIAVVLADHLIRAGFINSCKL; this is encoded by the coding sequence ATGTCAGGAAATACAACAGGCAAAATGTTTAAAATAACAACCTTCGGCTCAAGCCACGGTACTGCACTTGGAGCTGTTGTAGACGGCTGCCCTGCAGGGCTGAAATTATCAAAAGAAGACATACAAGTGGAGCTTGATAAGCGCAGGCCCGGAACAAGTAAAATTACAACTTCCAGGGGCGAAACAGATGAAGTCCAGATTTTATCAGGTATATTTGAAGGAAAAACAGATGGTACACCTATCACAGCAGCAGTCTATAACAGGGACATGGATTCATCAGCTTACAAAGCACTTAGAAATAAACCAAGACCAGGGCATGCAGATTATGGATGGATAAGTAAATATGGACACTATGATTACAGAGGAGGAGGCAGAGCAAGCGGAAGAACTACCATAGGGCATGTAATAGGCGGTGCAGTTGCAAAAAAACTCCTTGAAAAGCTAAATATTAAAATCATCGCCCATGTAACAAAAGTAGGTAGTATTGAAGCTCAAAAGGTCGAATTAACTGAAATAGAAAAAAACATTAAAAATAATTCTGTAAGGTGTGCAGATTTAGAAGCTGCGGCAAAAATGGAAGAATTAATTCTTGATTTAAAACAAAAAGGAGATTCTGTAGGAGGGATAGTTGAAACAATAGTTTTAAATGTGCCTGCAGGTCTTGGAGAGCCTGTATTTGACAAGTTAGATGCAGATATTGCAAAGGTTTTAATGGGAATAGGATCCGTTAAAGGTGTTGAAATTGGAGCAGGATTTGAAGCTGCTGGTTTAAAAGGTTCCCAAATGAATGATGAATTTTATGTGGATAACAATAAGATAAAAACTAAAACAAACAAATCTGGCGGAATATTAGGTGGAATTTCAGATGGAATGCCAATTGTAACTAGAATGGCTGTAAAGCCAACACCATCAATATCTAAAGTTCAGGAAACTGTTGATCTTGAAAAAATGGACGATACAGAAATTGAAATTAAGGGGAGACATGACCCCTGTATTTGCCCGAGGGTAACATCAGTTGCTGAATCTTCTATTGCAGTTGTACTTGCAGACCATTTGATACGAGCAGGCTTTATTAATTCATGCAAATTATAA
- a CDS encoding DJ-1/PfpI family protein yields MRIAFIIYDKMTTLDFIGAYDPLTRLKTMGFINDLEYDVCSNKNKVTAAEGLEITADKILNNLGEYDFIVVPGGEGVKYIAQDKEFIEWIKTAQDKSTVTSVCGGSIILGVAGLIKDKKATTHPMLIENLKKFTSNATDKRIIEDGNIITARGVTSSIDLGLFLCEKIAGKEIREKIQKQMDYLNYNYD; encoded by the coding sequence ATGAGAATAGCTTTTATAATTTATGACAAAATGACAACATTAGATTTTATTGGAGCTTATGACCCTCTAACACGATTAAAGACCATGGGATTTATAAATGACTTAGAATATGATGTTTGCTCCAACAAAAACAAAGTAACTGCTGCAGAAGGTTTAGAAATCACTGCAGATAAAATTCTAAATAATTTAGGTGAATATGATTTTATCGTTGTGCCTGGAGGAGAAGGAGTAAAATACATCGCACAGGACAAAGAGTTTATTGAATGGATAAAAACAGCACAGGATAAATCAACAGTAACATCAGTATGTGGAGGTTCTATAATTTTAGGGGTTGCAGGACTGATTAAAGATAAAAAAGCCACCACTCATCCCATGCTGATTGAAAATCTTAAAAAATTCACATCTAATGCAACAGATAAGCGGATTATTGAGGATGGAAATATTATAACTGCAAGGGGCGTGACCTCGTCAATAGATTTAGGCCTGTTTTTATGTGAAAAAATTGCAGGTAAAGAAATTAGAGAAAAAATTCAAAAACAGATGGATTATCTAAATTATAACTATGATTAA
- a CDS encoding GNAT family N-acetyltransferase, which yields MIKKVRQIKYEELKSLLSLYEYLIPDDPKLKIDTALKEHWKEILSDPDYFYLVIEEDEMLVCSCNLTIIKNLTRSARPYGIIENVVTHPDYRNKGYGTAVLKKAVNIAQENNCYKVVLTTSRKDENILNFYENAGFDRGEKTAFIVRI from the coding sequence ATGATTAAAAAAGTACGTCAAATTAAGTACGAAGAATTAAAAAGCCTTTTATCGCTTTATGAGTATTTAATCCCCGATGATCCCAAATTAAAAATAGATACTGCTTTAAAGGAACACTGGAAGGAAATATTATCTGATCCTGACTATTTTTATTTAGTAATTGAAGAAGATGAAATGCTTGTTTGCTCGTGCAATTTAACTATTATCAAAAACTTGACAAGGTCAGCCAGACCTTACGGGATAATAGAAAATGTAGTCACCCATCCAGATTACAGAAATAAAGGGTATGGTACGGCAGTTTTAAAAAAAGCAGTTAATATAGCTCAAGAAAATAACTGCTACAAAGTGGTGCTTACCACCAGCAGGAAAGATGAAAATATATTAAATTTTTATGAAAATGCAGGGTTTGACAGGGGAGAAAAAACTGCATTTATTGTGCGGATATAA
- a CDS encoding GNAT family N-acetyltransferase, whose translation MIIKCDKCTLRKWKASDLENLVKNANNYNVASTLRDAFPYPYTTEDGKEWIEFAGNKEWGHNFAITIDAKAVGGIGLIVGNDIERKSSEVGYWLGEDHWGKGITSSALEGIVNFAFNNLKLERIFAVPLEHNTASRKVLEKNDFVLEGILRNSVFKSGKLHNQALYARIRDSSVCDD comes from the coding sequence ATGATAATTAAATGTGATAAATGTACATTACGGAAATGGAAGGCTTCCGATCTTGAAAATCTAGTTAAAAATGCCAATAACTACAATGTAGCATCTACTTTGAGGGATGCATTTCCATATCCATATACTACTGAAGATGGAAAAGAATGGATAGAATTTGCAGGAAATAAAGAATGGGGCCATAATTTTGCCATAACCATAGATGCTAAAGCTGTTGGCGGCATAGGGCTTATTGTAGGTAATGACATAGAGAGAAAATCTTCAGAAGTTGGGTACTGGTTAGGAGAAGACCACTGGGGAAAAGGCATTACATCTTCTGCCCTAGAAGGCATTGTAAACTTTGCATTTAATAATCTTAAGCTGGAAAGGATTTTTGCAGTGCCCCTTGAACATAACACTGCATCAAGAAAAGTCCTTGAAAAGAATGATTTTGTCCTTGAGGGAATTTTAAGAAACAGTGTTTTTAAATCCGGAAAACTCCATAATCAAGCTTTATATGCAAGAATCCGAGATAGTAGTGTTTGTGATGATTAA